A window from Streptomyces sp. NBC_00335 encodes these proteins:
- a CDS encoding TetR/AcrR family transcriptional regulator — MAQDKGRTAPKAAARGGYAVGDARRQKILDTAVEHFAQWGFHASSLARIANDCGITQGGLLHHFRGKEDLLLSVLAQSEQHDVERLFSGPAEEVPSVAAHFAAVVALAEDNARRPGLVRMYNTLVGESGNPGHPAHAYFRQRYDRVLGYSVDLIRAGVERGEVRADTDCEAVGREIIAVMDGFQIQWVLDPGGVDMAVLLRGYLDRRLREITAAGTGL; from the coding sequence AGGCAGCCGCGCGGGGCGGGTATGCGGTGGGCGACGCCCGTCGGCAGAAGATCCTCGACACCGCCGTCGAGCACTTCGCGCAGTGGGGCTTCCACGCCTCCTCGCTCGCCCGGATCGCCAACGACTGCGGGATCACCCAGGGCGGCCTGCTGCACCACTTCCGCGGCAAGGAGGACCTGCTGCTGTCCGTCCTGGCGCAGAGCGAGCAGCACGATGTCGAGCGGCTCTTCAGCGGGCCCGCCGAGGAGGTCCCCTCGGTCGCCGCGCACTTCGCCGCGGTGGTCGCCCTCGCCGAGGACAACGCCCGCCGGCCCGGTCTCGTACGGATGTACAACACGCTGGTCGGCGAGTCCGGGAACCCGGGCCACCCCGCGCACGCCTACTTCCGGCAGCGCTACGACCGGGTCCTCGGCTACAGCGTCGACCTGATCCGGGCGGGCGTGGAGCGCGGCGAGGTACGGGCGGACACGGACTGCGAGGCCGTCGGCCGCGAAATCATCGCGGTGATGGACGGGTTCCAGATCCAGTGGGTGCTGGACCCCGGGGGCGTGGACATGGCGGTCCTGCTGCGCGGGTACCTGGACCGGCGGCTGCGGGAGATCACGGCGGCGGGGACGGGGCTGTGA